The following proteins come from a genomic window of Solwaraspora sp. WMMA2065:
- a CDS encoding ParA family protein has product MTVVSVINYKGGVGKTTLTANIGAELAYRGHRVLLIDLDPQASLTFSFVEPTMWERELADERTILQWFGDVLDRGGAAPLDPYVLTPPTVNEVIGQHSEGRLDLVPSHLMLTDADLDFAASLGGSRFQHGSPRFLSLHRALADALAAPAFTDYHVVLVDCPPNFTMVTRTGVVASDHILIPARPDYLSTLGIDYLRKKVSELVTDYNRVAAGRADQISPEILGIVFTMVQYTGHGPLLALRNFIGHPATIEIPRFQQMIRDNKTVFASAGEHGLPAVLMPDANVNVQYELQQLASEFLAKIRP; this is encoded by the coding sequence TCATCAACTACAAAGGTGGCGTCGGGAAGACCACCCTCACTGCCAACATCGGGGCTGAACTCGCGTACCGCGGGCACCGGGTGCTGCTGATCGACCTGGACCCGCAGGCCAGCCTGACCTTCTCCTTCGTCGAACCGACAATGTGGGAACGGGAGCTGGCCGACGAACGGACCATCCTGCAGTGGTTCGGTGACGTGCTGGACCGGGGCGGGGCCGCACCACTGGACCCCTACGTGCTCACCCCGCCCACCGTCAACGAGGTGATCGGTCAGCACAGCGAAGGTCGGCTCGACCTGGTGCCGTCCCATCTGATGCTCACCGACGCCGACCTCGACTTCGCCGCCAGCCTGGGCGGATCTCGCTTCCAGCACGGCAGCCCGCGCTTCCTGTCCCTGCACCGGGCGCTCGCCGATGCGCTCGCCGCACCAGCGTTCACCGACTACCACGTCGTCCTGGTCGACTGCCCGCCGAACTTCACCATGGTCACCCGCACCGGGGTGGTCGCCAGCGACCACATCCTGATACCAGCCCGGCCGGACTACCTGTCCACGCTCGGCATCGACTACCTGCGCAAGAAGGTCTCCGAGCTGGTGACCGACTACAACCGGGTCGCGGCGGGCCGGGCCGACCAGATCAGCCCGGAGATCCTCGGCATCGTCTTCACGATGGTCCAGTACACCGGGCACGGGCCGCTGCTGGCGCTGCGCAACTTCATCGGCCATCCTGCGACCATCGAGATCCCGCGCTTCCAGCAGATGATCCGCGACAACAAGACGGTGTTCGCCTCCGCCGGTGAGCACGGCCTGCCCGCGGTCCTGATGCCGGACGCGAACGTCAACGTCCAGTACGAGTTGCAACAGCTCGCCAGCGAGTTCCTCGCCAAGATCCGCCCGTAG